The following are encoded together in the Enterobacteriaceae endosymbiont of Plateumaris sericea genome:
- a CDS encoding RluA family pseudouridine synthase, producing the protein MLWKAQNIPLNIIYDDNYLLVINKSSNLVVHPGNGNPDKTIFNSLLYNYPFLRDLPRAGIIHRLDKNTTGLMIIAKTMLSYMNLKIALKKHKIIREYEAIVNGIIQHNDIINYPIKKYYNKKKIRMIINNKGKKAITQYFLKRIFKNHSHLRIKLYTGRTHQIRVHLEYINHSIVGDPIYKKSQINILTIHNKQYLINKILKRQALHACYLEFMHPIYHYPLKLNSSLPDDIQYLISILEEHNKSVYNNYG; encoded by the coding sequence ATATTATGGAAAGCACAGAATATTCCATTAAATATTATTTATGATGATAATTATTTATTAGTAATAAATAAATCTTCAAATTTAGTAGTACATCCAGGTAATGGAAACCCAGATAAAACTATATTTAATTCTTTATTATATAATTATCCTTTTCTTAGAGATTTACCTAGAGCAGGTATTATTCATAGATTAGATAAAAATACAACTGGATTGATGATTATAGCAAAAACAATGTTATCATATATGAATTTGAAAATAGCTTTAAAAAAACATAAAATTATAAGAGAATATGAAGCTATAGTAAATGGTATTATTCAACATAATGATATTATTAATTATCCAATAAAAAAATATTATAATAAAAAAAAAATACGTATGATTATAAATAATAAAGGAAAAAAAGCAATAACACAATATTTTTTAAAACGTATATTTAAGAATCATAGTCACTTAAGAATAAAATTATATACTGGACGTACACATCAAATTAGGGTTCATTTGGAATATATTAATCATAGTATTGTTGGTGATCCTATTTATAAAAAATCACAAATTAATATTTTAACTATTCATAATAAACAATATTTAATTAATAAAATCTTAAAAAGACAAGCATTACATGCATGTTATTTAGAATTTATGCATCCCATATATCATTATCCATTAAAATTAAATTCATCATTGCCTGATGATATACAATATTTAATTTCTATTTTAGAAGAACATAATAAATCTGTTTATAATAATTATGGTTAA
- the yihA gene encoding ribosome biogenesis GTP-binding protein YihA/YsxC codes for MIIDFQSINFINSILNINELTYDHGNEIAFIGYTNVGKSTMINLLFNKKISRTSKIPGCTYRINIFKNNQEIRFLDFPGYGYSKFLNQSNFNTYNFLQKYCLNRNSLKGIILIIDIRFLFKKIDLILLNLLINKKKSILIILNKSDKLSNIIIKKKIFIIKNFLVNLKLKYKFNVKIKIVIFSSLKKENLQNIRKIINFWINNY; via the coding sequence ATGATAATTGATTTTCAATCTATTAATTTTATTAATAGTATTTTAAATATAAATGAATTAACTTATGATCATGGAAATGAAATTGCTTTTATTGGTTATACTAATGTTGGTAAATCAACAATGATTAATTTATTATTTAATAAAAAAATTTCCCGAACTAGCAAAATTCCAGGATGTACATATAGAATTAATATTTTTAAAAATAATCAAGAAATTCGTTTTTTAGATTTTCCTGGTTATGGATATAGTAAATTTTTAAATCAATCAAATTTTAATACTTATAATTTTTTACAAAAATATTGTTTAAATAGAAATTCTTTAAAAGGAATTATTTTAATAATTGATATTAGGTTTTTATTTAAAAAAATAGATTTAATTTTATTAAATTTATTAATTAATAAAAAAAAATCTATTTTAATAATTTTAAATAAATCTGATAAATTATCTAATATAATTATTAAAAAAAAAATATTTATAATAAAAAATTTTTTAGTAAATTTAAAATTAAAATATAAATTTAATGTAAAAATAAAAATTGTAATATTTTCATCATTAAAAAAAGAAAATTTACAAAATATAAGAAAAATAATTAATTTTTGGATTAATAATTATTAA
- the parC gene encoding DNA topoisomerase IV subunit A, with amino-acid sequence MQKKKEKSIELYKFAENAYLNYSIYVISDRALPHIGDGLKPVQRRVIYAMSELGLKSSSKFKKSARTIGDVIGKYHPHGDVACYEAMVLMAQPFSYRYPLIEGQGNWGSPDDPKSFAAMRYTESRLSKYSDLLLNEIEQGTVEYISNFDGSLLEPKILPACLPNIILNGAIGIAVGMVTDIPPHNIKEVATAIIKLIDYPKSTLDDILNIIQGPDFPTESEIITPKKELRKIYENGKGSIRLRALWSIKDNSIVITSLPYQVSVIRIIEQITTQIRNKKLPMIEDIRDESDYENSTRIVIFIKSNYNYLKLEQIIYHLFFTTDLEKSYRINLNMIGLNNKPSVKNLLEILSEWIFFRRNIVKKRLNFHLKKLIKKLHILKGLLIAHANLEELIKIIRLNLNPNSIIQNKFKMSELQTETLLNLKLRAISLMEKKKIIDEQYQLEKEYKYINNILSSEKEMNSLLKKEILLTINKYSNNRRSLLKERKEAKLLNENELLVSNNEPITVILSKMGWIRSAKGHNINPINLNYKSGDSFLISVKGKKNQTIVLIDSKGRSYSIDTISLPPVRSQGEPLSSKLKIPQGSIIKSILMEENNKEILLSSSSGYGFLCNFSDLIACNRNGKSLMILSEKAEVLPPLIINNKNYMILAVSSIGRFLLFPINILPKLSKGKGNRLILINNKDFIKNKDKLKWLFIINNKSIIFIELINQKFKLKFKELKKFYADKIHKGFFFNKKEIIQNIFLDKEKEN; translated from the coding sequence ATGCAGAAAAAAAAAGAAAAATCTATAGAATTATATAAATTTGCTGAAAATGCATATTTAAATTATTCAATTTATGTAATTTCAGATAGAGCATTACCACATATTGGTGATGGTTTAAAACCAGTTCAAAGAAGAGTTATATATGCTATGTCTGAATTAGGATTAAAATCATCTTCTAAATTTAAAAAATCTGCTAGAACTATTGGAGATGTAATTGGAAAATATCATCCACATGGAGATGTAGCATGTTATGAAGCTATGGTATTAATGGCACAACCTTTTTCTTATAGATATCCTTTAATAGAAGGACAAGGAAATTGGGGTTCTCCAGATGATCCTAAATCTTTTGCTGCGATGAGATATACAGAATCTCGTTTATCAAAATATTCTGATTTATTATTAAATGAAATTGAACAAGGAACTGTTGAATACATTTCTAATTTTGATGGTTCATTATTAGAACCTAAAATACTTCCTGCTTGTTTACCTAATATTATTCTTAATGGTGCAATAGGAATTGCTGTAGGTATGGTAACAGATATCCCACCTCATAATATTAAAGAAGTAGCAACAGCAATTATTAAATTAATTGATTATCCTAAAAGTACATTAGATGATATTTTGAATATTATTCAAGGACCAGACTTTCCTACAGAAAGTGAAATTATTACTCCTAAAAAAGAATTACGTAAAATATATGAAAATGGAAAAGGATCTATTAGATTAAGAGCCTTATGGAGTATAAAAGATAATTCTATAGTAATAACATCATTACCATATCAAGTTTCAGTAATTCGTATAATAGAACAAATAACCACACAAATAAGAAATAAAAAATTACCGATGATTGAAGATATAAGAGATGAATCTGATTATGAAAATTCAACAAGAATTGTTATATTTATTAAAAGTAATTATAATTATTTAAAATTAGAACAAATTATATATCATTTATTTTTTACTACTGATTTAGAAAAAAGTTATCGTATTAATTTAAATATGATAGGTTTAAATAATAAACCTTCTGTAAAAAATTTATTAGAAATTTTATCAGAATGGATATTTTTTAGAAGAAATATAGTAAAAAAACGTTTAAATTTTCATTTAAAAAAATTAATAAAAAAATTACATATTTTAAAAGGTTTATTAATAGCTCATGCTAATTTAGAAGAATTAATAAAAATTATTCGTTTAAATTTAAATCCTAATTCTATAATTCAAAATAAATTTAAAATGTCTGAATTACAGACTGAAACTTTATTAAATTTAAAATTACGTGCTATTTCATTAATGGAAAAAAAAAAAATAATTGATGAACAATATCAATTAGAAAAAGAATATAAATATATTAATAATATATTATCTTCAGAAAAAGAAATGAATAGTTTATTAAAAAAAGAAATATTATTAACTATAAATAAATATTCAAATAATCGTCGTTCTTTATTAAAAGAACGTAAAGAAGCTAAACTATTAAATGAAAATGAATTATTAGTATCTAATAATGAACCTATTACTGTTATTTTATCTAAAATGGGTTGGATTAGGTCTGCTAAAGGTCATAATATTAATCCTATTAATTTAAATTATAAATCTGGTGATTCTTTTTTAATTTCTGTTAAAGGTAAAAAAAATCAAACAATTGTATTAATTGATTCAAAAGGACGTAGTTATAGTATTGATACTATTTCTTTACCTCCAGTACGTAGTCAAGGAGAACCATTATCAAGTAAATTAAAAATACCTCAAGGTTCTATAATAAAAAGCATATTAATGGAAGAAAATAATAAAGAAATCTTATTATCTTCTAGTTCTGGATATGGTTTTTTATGTAATTTTAGTGATTTAATTGCATGTAATAGAAATGGTAAATCTTTAATGATACTTTCTGAAAAAGCTGAAGTTTTACCTCCGTTAATTATTAATAATAAAAATTATATGATATTAGCTGTATCTTCTATAGGTAGATTTTTATTATTTCCTATTAATATTTTACCAAAATTATCTAAAGGTAAGGGTAATAGATTAATATTAATTAATAATAAAGATTTTATTAAAAATAAAGATAAATTAAAATGGTTATTTATTATTAATAATAAATCAATAATTTTTATTGAATTAATTAATCAAAAATTTAAATTAAAATTTAAAGAGTTAAAAAAATTTTATGCAGATAAAATTCATAAAGGTTTTTTTTTCAATAAAAAAGAAATAATTCAAAATATTTTTTTAGATAAAGAAAAAGAAAATTAA
- a CDS encoding 5'-3' exonuclease, producing the protein MKKKIILIDGSFYLYRAYYALPNLINTEGFPTGAIYGFINMINKIIKNNLNNYIIIIFDSKGQSFRKKIFNNYKAKRIKMPNNLIIQIKPLYKIIQSMGYHVISIKNIEADDIIGTIAIKAVKNNYFVSIFSSDKDIAQLVSNNINLINPINNSILGPNEIYDKYGVMPNMISDLLALQGDPIDNIPGVKGIGKKISIYLINNLGNLKYIYNNLKYVNKLNIKKIKYIKKCLLNNKKLAFLSHKLTKIKTNININLDFNNLHLYCKPDKKTLLNLIKKYEFKKLINNFEKININHINI; encoded by the coding sequence ATGAAAAAAAAAATAATATTAATAGATGGATCATTTTATTTATATCGTGCTTATTATGCTTTACCTAATTTAATAAATACTGAAGGATTTCCTACAGGCGCAATATATGGTTTTATAAATATGATTAATAAAATTATTAAAAATAATTTAAATAATTATATTATTATTATTTTTGATTCTAAAGGTCAATCTTTTAGAAAGAAAATTTTTAATAATTATAAAGCAAAACGTATTAAAATGCCAAATAATTTAATTATACAAATAAAACCTTTATATAAAATTATACAATCTATGGGATATCATGTAATATCTATTAAAAATATCGAAGCTGATGATATTATTGGTACTATTGCTATTAAAGCTGTTAAAAATAATTATTTTGTTTCTATATTTAGTTCAGATAAAGATATAGCTCAATTAGTATCTAATAATATTAATTTAATTAATCCTATTAATAATTCTATTTTAGGACCAAATGAAATATATGATAAATATGGTGTCATGCCAAATATGATAAGTGATCTGTTAGCATTACAAGGAGATCCTATAGATAATATACCAGGTGTAAAAGGTATTGGAAAAAAAATAAGTATATATCTTATAAATAATTTAGGAAATTTAAAATATATTTATAATAATTTAAAGTATGTAAATAAATTAAATATTAAAAAAATAAAATATATAAAAAAATGTTTATTAAATAATAAAAAATTAGCTTTTCTTTCACATAAACTAACAAAAATTAAAACAAATATTAATATTAATTTAGATTTTAATAATTTACATTTATATTGTAAACCAGATAAAAAAACTTTATTAAATTTAATTAAAAAATATGAATTTAAAAAATTAATTAATAATTTTGAAAAAATAAATATAAATCATATTAATATTTAA
- the bamD gene encoding outer membrane protein assembly factor BamD, translating to MKKFIIKNIIYSVLIILLLIIVTNCSQYKHINKKQIITNFFIQEKYLKANNDLSKKKYKEAMLKFEQIDKIYPYNKYTQKIKVNLIYLYYINKKFVAVIDLFDEFIRIYPISKYTDYILYIKSLSLISLDKNKIKYLLGINKNDYNPFYIHKAIYEFQSLIRNYPNSIYIPLVKKRLEFLKKKLMLYELSVIKFYFNKEMYLSVIQRCEMLIKNYPYTSESISALIFMGKAYHQMNII from the coding sequence ATGAAAAAATTTATAATTAAAAATATTATTTATAGTGTATTAATAATTTTATTATTAATAATTGTAACTAATTGTTCTCAATATAAACATATTAATAAAAAACAAATTATAACAAATTTTTTTATTCAAGAAAAATATTTAAAAGCAAATAATGATTTATCTAAAAAAAAATATAAAGAAGCAATGTTAAAGTTTGAACAAATTGATAAAATATATCCTTATAATAAATATACTCAAAAAATTAAAGTTAATTTAATTTATTTATATTATATAAATAAAAAATTTGTTGCTGTTATAGATTTGTTTGATGAATTTATTAGAATATATCCTATATCAAAATATACAGATTATATACTTTATATAAAAAGTTTATCACTAATATCATTAGATAAAAATAAAATTAAATATTTATTAGGAATAAATAAAAATGATTATAATCCATTTTATATTCATAAAGCTATATATGAATTTCAATCATTGATTAGAAATTATCCTAATAGTATTTATATCCCACTCGTAAAAAAAAGACTAGAATTTTTAAAAAAAAAATTAATGTTATATGAATTAAGTGTTATAAAATTTTATTTTAATAAGGAAATGTACCTATCAGTTATTCAAAGATGTGAAATGTTAATTAAAAATTATCCATATACATCAGAAAGTATTTCTGCATTAATATTTATGGGAAAAGCATATCATCAAATGAATATTATTTAA
- a CDS encoding 3-deoxy-7-phosphoheptulonate synthase, whose amino-acid sequence MQKNISNNITKKQNLITPKELKKKLPITENIKKQILFSRQTICNIINKKDSRILVICGPCSIHNTKEALEYAKLLKKISLKLNKTIYIVMRVYFEKPRTIIGWKGLINDPYMNNSYDINTGLYIARKLLLELSELEIPLATEILDPNTPQYLSELFSWSAIGARTTESQIHRELASSLNMPLGFKNNTDGSITTAINSIQSASISHNFISINQEGLVCSIKTLGNKNCHIILRGGKKTNYHTKDIKDCSKNLIKAGLPSNIMIDCSHSNSNKNFERQITVIDSIISQIKKGNTSIIGIMLESYINEGNQLMNINNYNKLKYGISITDGCISWETTEKILHKIYNKINKILPLRFL is encoded by the coding sequence ATGCAAAAAAATATTAGTAATAATATTACTAAAAAACAAAATTTAATTACTCCTAAAGAATTAAAAAAAAAATTACCAATTACTGAAAATATAAAAAAACAAATATTATTTTCACGTCAAACTATATGTAATATAATTAATAAAAAAGATTCTAGAATTTTAGTTATTTGTGGTCCTTGTTCTATTCATAATACTAAAGAAGCTTTAGAATATGCTAAATTATTAAAAAAAATTTCTTTAAAATTAAATAAAACTATATATATAGTTATGCGAGTTTATTTTGAAAAACCACGTACAATTATTGGTTGGAAAGGATTAATTAACGATCCTTATATGAATAATTCGTATGATATTAATACAGGATTATATATTGCACGTAAATTATTATTAGAATTAAGTGAATTAGAAATTCCTTTAGCTACAGAAATATTAGATCCTAATACTCCTCAATATTTAAGTGAACTTTTTAGTTGGTCAGCTATTGGAGCTCGTACTACTGAATCACAAATTCATAGAGAGCTAGCATCTTCATTAAATATGCCTTTAGGATTTAAAAATAATACAGATGGCAGTATCACAACTGCTATTAATTCTATTCAATCTGCATCTATATCACATAATTTTATTAGTATTAATCAAGAAGGATTGGTTTGTTCAATTAAAACATTAGGAAATAAAAATTGTCATATAATTTTACGTGGAGGTAAAAAAACTAATTATCATACAAAAGATATAAAAGATTGTAGTAAAAATCTTATAAAAGCAGGATTACCATCTAATATAATGATAGATTGTAGTCATAGTAATTCAAATAAAAATTTTGAACGTCAAATTACTGTTATTGATTCTATAATTTCTCAAATTAAAAAAGGTAATACTTCTATTATAGGAATAATGTTAGAAAGTTATATTAATGAAGGTAATCAATTAATGAATATAAATAATTATAATAAACTAAAATATGGAATATCAATTACAGATGGTTGTATTAGTTGGGAAACTACAGAAAAAATTTTACATAAAATTTATAATAAAATAAATAAGATACTTCCATTACGTTTTTTATAA
- the tyrA gene encoding bifunctional chorismate mutase/prephenate dehydrogenase, protein MVTELVTLRNQIDKLDKNLINILSQRLELVNKIGKLKSHYGLPIYIPEREKLIINLRSKEAQKLGVSPNLIKDILNRIMYESYINENENGFKKLNLNLKKILIIGGKGGMGRLFKKMLILSGYKVNILEKEDWNKNIDNFFLDIKMVIISVPISSLDYVIKKLPVLSKKCILVDVTSIKHKPIQKMLKKHDGPVLGLHPMFSSDNNFLAKKLIIYCHGRYPESYNWFLNQIKIWGVKLKCIDKIEHDKYMSFIQSLRYFSMLTHGFHLYKENIKLKELLNFTSPVYNIDLIMIGRFFSQNPNLYIDIIMSSNKNIELIKNYLKKSNYILSLIEQGNKTELIILFYKIKNWFKYYIESLNLKSNNILRHINN, encoded by the coding sequence ATGGTAACTGAATTAGTTACATTACGTAATCAAATTGATAAATTAGATAAAAATTTAATAAATATTTTATCACAGCGTTTAGAATTAGTGAACAAGATAGGAAAATTAAAAAGTCATTATGGTTTACCTATTTATATTCCAGAACGTGAAAAATTAATAATAAATTTACGAAGTAAAGAAGCTCAAAAATTAGGAGTATCTCCTAATTTAATTAAAGATATATTAAATCGTATAATGTATGAATCTTATATAAACGAAAATGAAAATGGTTTTAAAAAATTAAATTTAAATTTAAAAAAAATATTAATTATTGGTGGTAAAGGAGGTATGGGAAGATTATTTAAAAAAATGTTAATTCTATCAGGATATAAAGTTAATATTTTAGAAAAAGAAGATTGGAATAAAAATATAGATAATTTTTTTTTAGATATAAAAATGGTAATTATTAGTGTTCCTATATCATCATTAGATTATGTAATAAAAAAATTACCTGTTTTATCTAAAAAATGTATATTAGTAGATGTTACTTCAATAAAACATAAACCAATACAAAAAATGTTAAAAAAACATGATGGCCCTGTACTTGGATTACATCCAATGTTTAGTTCAGACAATAATTTTTTAGCTAAGAAATTAATAATATATTGTCATGGTCGTTATCCTGAATCTTATAATTGGTTTTTAAATCAAATAAAAATTTGGGGAGTTAAATTAAAATGTATAGATAAAATAGAACATGATAAATATATGTCTTTTATTCAATCATTAAGATATTTTTCTATGTTGACACATGGTTTTCATTTATACAAAGAAAATATTAAATTAAAAGAATTATTAAATTTTACATCTCCAGTATATAATATAGATTTAATTATGATAGGTAGATTTTTTTCACAAAACCCTAACTTATATATTGATATTATAATGTCATCTAATAAGAATATAGAACTTATAAAAAATTATTTAAAAAAATCAAATTATATTTTATCATTAATTGAACAAGGAAATAAAACAGAACTTATTATATTATTTTATAAAATAAAAAATTGGTTTAAATATTATATTGAATCTTTAAATTTAAAAAGTAATAATATATTACGACATATTAATAATTAA
- a CDS encoding S4 domain-containing protein — MKIIKLNATVYKSDSGMRLDIFLAKKFLQFSRSQIKNWIINNNIKINNIIINKPKKKFL; from the coding sequence ATGAAAATAATAAAACTTAATGCTACTGTTTATAAATCTGATTCTGGAATGAGATTAGATATATTTCTTGCTAAGAAATTTCTTCAATTTTCAAGATCTCAAATAAAAAACTGGATTATTAATAATAATATTAAAATAAATAATATTATTATAAATAAACCTAAAAAAAAATTTTTATAA